The genomic interval AAGGTGAATTTAAAGATATGAGGCGGTATAAATATACTATAGACGGACAGGAAAGAAGACTTATCTTTAAGATTGAAGGAGATATTTTGTATCTTGTTTCTTTTGGCCCCCGAGAGGGGATTTATAAATAATAAAGCGAGGGTAATTAACAAAACCTCAAATTCCTCCCTATCAAATATTTTCTCGTAAAAAAACAGAAATATTAGATATAAGCGAAAAACTCAATTTAAAATTTTAAT from Dissulfurispira thermophila carries:
- a CDS encoding type II toxin-antitoxin system RelE/ParE family toxin — encoded protein: MKVYETQKFRRLREKLKSNTEKDALKNAIVEVVKNPLAYKKLKGEFKDMRRYKYTIDGQERRLIFKIEGDILYLVSFGPREGIYK